A single Rattus norvegicus strain BN/NHsdMcwi chromosome 5, GRCr8, whole genome shotgun sequence DNA region contains:
- the Phc2 gene encoding polyhomeotic-like protein 2 isoform X5, which yields MLHLRALYVKSGICERLFKLTSREAETGQGIVHALTDLSSPGMTSGNGNSASSITGTAPQNGENKPPQAIVKPQILTHVIEGFVIQEGAEPFPVGRSSLLVGNLKKKYAQGFLPEKLPQQDHTTTTDSEMEEPYLQESKEEGTPLKLKCELCGRVDFAYKFKRSKRFCSMACAKRYNVGCTKRVGLFHSDRSKLQKAGTTTHNRRRASKASLPTLTKDTKKQPSGTVPLSVTAALQLAHSQEDSSRCSDNSSYEEPLSPISASSSTSRRRQGQRDLELSDMHMRDLVGMGHHFLPSEPTKWNVEDVYEFIRSLPGCQEIAEEFRAQEIDGQALLLLKEDHLMSAMNIKLGPALKIYARISMLKDS from the exons ATGCTGCATCTGCGGGCTCTTTACGTTAAATCCGGAATCTGTGAGCGTCTGTTTAAGTTGACGTCCAGAGAGGCAG aGACTGGGCAGGGCATTGTTCATGCACTGACCGACCTCAGCAGCCCCGGCATGACCTCAGGGAACGGAAACTCTGCCTCCAGCATCACCGGCACTGCCCCCCAGAATGGTGAGAATAAACCACCACAGGCCATTGTGAAACCCCAAATCCTGACGCATGTTATCGAAGGGTTTGTGATCCAGGAGGGGGCGGAGCCTTTCCCG GTGGGACGCTCGTCCCTGCTGGTGGGGAATCTCAAGAAGAAGTATGCACAGGGGTTCTTGCCTGAGAAGCTTCCACAGCAGGATCATACCACCACTACCGACTCAGAGATGGAGGAGCCCTACCTGCAAG AATCCAAAGAGGAGGGTACTCCCCTCAAACTCAAGTGCGAGCTCTGTGGACGGGTGGACTTTGCCTACAAGTTCAAGCGTTCCAAGCGCTTCTGCTCCATGGCTTGTGCAAAGAG GTATAATGTGGGATGCACCAAACGGGTGGGACTTTTTCACTCAGACCGGAGCAAGCTGCAGAAGGCAGGGACCACAACCCACAACCGCCGGCGGGCCAGCAAGGCCAGTCTGCCCACACTTACCAAGGACACCAAGAAGCAG CCCTCAGGCACTGTACCCCTTTCAGTTACTGCTGCCTTGCAGCTGGCACATAGCCAGGAAGACTCCAGCCGGTGCTCAGATAACTCAAGCTATGAGGAGCCCTTGTCACCCATCTCAGCCAGCTCATCCACCTCCCGACGGCGACAAGGCCAGAGGGATCTGGAGCTCTCTGACATGCACATGAGGGACCTGGTGGGCATGGGACACCACTTCCTACCAAGTGAGCCCACAAAATGGAATGTAGAAGATGTCTATGAGTTTATCCGCTCTCTGCCAG GCTGCCAGGAGATCGCTGAGGAGTTCCGTGCCCAAGAGATTGACGGGCAAGCCTTGCTGCTGCTCAAGGAGGACCATCTAATGAGCGCCATGAACATCAAGCTGGGCCCTGCCCTGAAGATCTACGCACGCATCAGCATGCTCAAGGACTCCTAG
- the Phc2 gene encoding polyhomeotic-like protein 2 isoform X6, translating to MTSGNGNSASSITGTAPQNGENKPPQAIVKPQILTHVIEGFVIQEGAEPFPVGRSSLLVGNLKKKYAQGFLPEKLPQQDHTTTTDSEMEEPYLQESKEEGTPLKLKCELCGRVDFAYKFKRSKRFCSMACAKRYNVGCTKRVGLFHSDRSKLQKAGTTTHNRRRASKASLPTLTKDTKKQPSGTVPLSVTAALQLAHSQEDSSRCSDNSSYEEPLSPISASSSTSRRRQGQRDLELSDMHMRDLVGMGHHFLPSEPTKWNVEDVYEFIRSLPGCQEIAEEFRAQEIDGQALLLLKEDHLMSAMNIKLGPALKIYARISMLKDS from the exons ATGACCTCAGGGAACGGAAACTCTGCCTCCAGCATCACCGGCACTGCCCCCCAGAATGGTGAGAATAAACCACCACAGGCCATTGTGAAACCCCAAATCCTGACGCATGTTATCGAAGGGTTTGTGATCCAGGAGGGGGCGGAGCCTTTCCCG GTGGGACGCTCGTCCCTGCTGGTGGGGAATCTCAAGAAGAAGTATGCACAGGGGTTCTTGCCTGAGAAGCTTCCACAGCAGGATCATACCACCACTACCGACTCAGAGATGGAGGAGCCCTACCTGCAAG AATCCAAAGAGGAGGGTACTCCCCTCAAACTCAAGTGCGAGCTCTGTGGACGGGTGGACTTTGCCTACAAGTTCAAGCGTTCCAAGCGCTTCTGCTCCATGGCTTGTGCAAAGAG GTATAATGTGGGATGCACCAAACGGGTGGGACTTTTTCACTCAGACCGGAGCAAGCTGCAGAAGGCAGGGACCACAACCCACAACCGCCGGCGGGCCAGCAAGGCCAGTCTGCCCACACTTACCAAGGACACCAAGAAGCAG CCCTCAGGCACTGTACCCCTTTCAGTTACTGCTGCCTTGCAGCTGGCACATAGCCAGGAAGACTCCAGCCGGTGCTCAGATAACTCAAGCTATGAGGAGCCCTTGTCACCCATCTCAGCCAGCTCATCCACCTCCCGACGGCGACAAGGCCAGAGGGATCTGGAGCTCTCTGACATGCACATGAGGGACCTGGTGGGCATGGGACACCACTTCCTACCAAGTGAGCCCACAAAATGGAATGTAGAAGATGTCTATGAGTTTATCCGCTCTCTGCCAG GCTGCCAGGAGATCGCTGAGGAGTTCCGTGCCCAAGAGATTGACGGGCAAGCCTTGCTGCTGCTCAAGGAGGACCATCTAATGAGCGCCATGAACATCAAGCTGGGCCCTGCCCTGAAGATCTACGCACGCATCAGCATGCTCAAGGACTCCTAG